The following are encoded in a window of Candidatus Margulisiibacteriota bacterium genomic DNA:
- a CDS encoding FapA family protein: MLDKETIDKIKIILSADDMEAILFIPSDIAEININYLYQVLYQSGIKYGVDEVLLKKCIDDKLFDQNIVIAKGKQPIQGREAKLEFFFETDSQNLKPKEVEGEKIDIHALSSVNCVTKDTLLLRKYPQVLSEPGRDVKGKKLIVYDAQDVHFKIGDNVRLSEDGLEVYSNVDGCPQWINETISVNTRYVVEADVDFSVGNIDFFGDVFINGNVLSGFQVKATGSIIIQGFVEAARIESGQNLNILRGIAGSQNAYVQAAHDIYVDFVDSATVEAGNSIFVNKSIRHSKLYAGHSIFCEKEEGQLIGGEIHACKVIQAKEAGTVYSTKTKFILGTDPVLINELSMIDKELETVKDEHEKCKSVLNMLFEKIENHKRKQDQSPENLKHFAEQYLKIAEVVKAFEQRNLELKGNKEILEKKIKASGHAKLSISNKIYPGVEIFFDKKRLFIDQELSLKTYRIVNDEIIEGIFEKTNP, encoded by the coding sequence GGAAATTAATATCAATTATTTATATCAGGTACTTTATCAATCCGGAATTAAATATGGGGTCGATGAAGTGTTACTCAAAAAGTGTATTGACGATAAATTGTTTGATCAGAATATTGTTATTGCCAAAGGGAAACAACCGATTCAGGGCAGAGAAGCAAAATTGGAATTTTTTTTCGAAACAGATTCACAGAATTTGAAACCCAAAGAAGTTGAAGGAGAAAAAATTGATATTCACGCGCTTTCCAGCGTAAATTGTGTTACAAAAGATACTTTGCTCTTACGAAAATATCCGCAGGTTCTAAGTGAACCGGGAAGGGATGTTAAAGGGAAAAAACTGATCGTTTATGATGCGCAGGATGTGCATTTTAAAATCGGAGACAATGTGAGGTTGAGCGAAGACGGCCTGGAGGTCTATTCAAACGTGGATGGCTGTCCTCAATGGATTAATGAGACCATAAGCGTAAATACCCGCTATGTAGTAGAAGCCGATGTGGATTTTTCTGTCGGCAATATTGATTTTTTCGGCGATGTATTTATTAATGGAAACGTCCTCAGCGGTTTCCAGGTAAAAGCCACAGGAAGTATCATTATTCAGGGATTTGTGGAAGCCGCAAGAATTGAAAGCGGTCAGAATCTAAATATTTTAAGAGGTATTGCGGGTAGCCAGAATGCGTATGTGCAAGCAGCTCATGATATTTATGTTGATTTTGTGGATTCAGCTACTGTTGAAGCGGGCAATTCCATTTTTGTTAATAAGAGCATCAGGCATAGCAAACTGTATGCCGGCCACTCCATTTTTTGTGAGAAGGAAGAAGGTCAGCTTATAGGGGGAGAAATTCATGCTTGTAAAGTGATTCAAGCAAAAGAAGCCGGCACAGTTTACAGCACAAAAACCAAGTTTATTTTAGGTACCGATCCGGTGCTGATAAATGAGTTGAGCATGATTGACAAGGAACTGGAAACTGTTAAAGATGAACACGAAAAATGTAAGTCGGTACTCAATATGCTTTTTGAAAAAATAGAAAATCATAAGAGAAAACAAGACCAGTCACCTGAAAACCTTAAGCATTTTGCAGAGCAATATCTGAAAATAGCGGAAGTTGTCAAAGCATTTGAACAACGAAATCTTGAACTTAAGGGAAATAAAGAAATTTTAGAAAAAAAGATTAAGGCAAGCGGGCACGCCAAACTTTCTATAAGTAATAAAATATATCCCGGAGTTGAAATATTTTTTGACAAAAAAAGATTGTTTATTGATCAGGAACTTTCCTTAAAAACGTATAGAATAGTAAATGATGAGATAATAGAGGGTATATTCGAGAAAACAAATCCTTGA
- a CDS encoding P-II family nitrogen regulator yields the protein MKLIIAIIQPFRLEEVKEELYKAEVNLITVSEVLGHGRQMGVAEYYRGTKETGNLLKKIRLEIAVNDNFVKPTIDAIIKGAKTGEVGDGKIFVMDLSDCIRIRTGERGPLAIG from the coding sequence ATGAAACTAATTATTGCCATAATACAACCGTTCAGATTGGAAGAAGTTAAAGAAGAGCTATACAAGGCCGAAGTTAACCTGATAACTGTCAGCGAAGTGCTTGGGCATGGCCGACAAATGGGTGTGGCTGAATATTACAGGGGCACAAAGGAAACAGGAAACCTTTTGAAAAAAATTCGTCTGGAAATCGCAGTTAATGATAACTTTGTAAAGCCTACAATTGACGCTATCATTAAAGGAGCTAAAACCGGTGAAGTCGGTGACGGCAAAATTTTCGTAATGGATTTAAGCGATTGTATCCGTATTCGTACCGGAGAAAGAGGCCCTCTGGCTATCGGATAA
- a CDS encoding ammonium transporter yields the protein MKPFIDSGNTAWIIMASALVLLMTVPGLAFFYGGLVKRKNVLSVLMQCFISLCLVTLLWVICGYSLAFAPGKGSLAGFIGSFDWAMLKHVGFEPSPYTIAQPYARIPHQLFMIFQCMFAVITPALIIGAFAERMKFSAFLVFTVLWSLFVYAPVAHWVWAADGWLYKMGVIDFAGGIVVHINAGIAALVAALVIGKRKYLRAIPPHNLAFTVMGTALLWFGWFGFNAGSALAADGLAVNAFVVTHVAGATAALTWLVLDWIILKRPTILGVATGAIAGLAAVTPASGFIDVSGALFIGILVSIICYIFVIFIKNWAGYDDALDAFGVHGVGGAWGTIAAGLFATPAVQAAYSGYFYGGNPHQLKLQIFAAIVSALYSLIITFIIIKGIDLVIGIRVSEREEAMGLDVSEHNERAYTVLE from the coding sequence ATGAAACCCTTTATAGATTCCGGTAATACGGCCTGGATAATCATGGCCAGCGCTCTGGTTTTACTCATGACAGTTCCGGGGCTCGCTTTTTTTTATGGTGGTCTGGTTAAACGAAAAAATGTTCTGAGTGTGCTTATGCAGTGCTTTATCTCGCTTTGTCTGGTAACCCTGTTATGGGTTATCTGCGGGTATAGCCTGGCTTTCGCCCCTGGCAAAGGATCATTGGCAGGATTTATTGGCAGCTTTGACTGGGCAATGCTTAAACATGTGGGCTTCGAGCCAAGTCCTTATACAATTGCGCAGCCTTACGCACGTATTCCCCATCAATTATTCATGATTTTTCAATGTATGTTCGCTGTTATCACACCGGCGCTGATTATCGGCGCATTTGCAGAAAGAATGAAATTTTCAGCTTTTCTGGTTTTCACAGTTTTATGGTCACTATTTGTTTATGCACCGGTGGCACACTGGGTGTGGGCCGCTGATGGTTGGCTGTATAAAATGGGTGTAATTGACTTTGCTGGAGGTATTGTAGTGCATATCAATGCCGGGATTGCAGCACTGGTTGCAGCTTTGGTTATTGGGAAACGCAAATATCTTCGCGCTATTCCACCGCACAACCTGGCTTTCACAGTTATGGGTACTGCACTGCTGTGGTTCGGATGGTTCGGGTTTAACGCAGGAAGCGCTCTGGCCGCTGACGGCTTGGCTGTAAACGCTTTTGTGGTCACTCATGTAGCCGGAGCAACCGCAGCACTTACCTGGCTTGTTCTGGATTGGATAATCTTAAAAAGGCCTACTATACTTGGTGTAGCCACGGGAGCCATTGCCGGTCTTGCAGCGGTAACGCCTGCATCAGGATTTATTGATGTAAGCGGAGCTTTATTTATAGGTATTCTCGTAAGTATAATTTGCTATATATTTGTAATATTCATTAAAAATTGGGCCGGTTATGATGATGCCCTGGATGCTTTTGGTGTGCATGGTGTAGGCGGTGCATGGGGCACAATCGCTGCAGGACTATTTGCCACACCTGCCGTGCAGGCTGCTTATTCCGGTTATTTCTATGGAGGAAATCCTCATCAGCTCAAACTACAAATTTTCGCCGCAATTGTTTCAGCATTGTATTCATTGATTATAACCTTTATTATCATAAAAGGGATCGATTTGGTTATCGGCATAAGAGTGTCGGAAAGAGAAGAAGCCATGGGTCTGGATGTCAGCGAACACAATGAGCGGGCCTATACGGTTCTGGAGTAA
- a CDS encoding P-II family nitrogen regulator: protein MKMVIAIIQPYRLEEVKEELYKAEVNLITVSEVLGHGRQMGVTEFYRGTKESGNLLKKIRLEIAVNDNFLKSTIEAIIKGAKTGEVGDGKIFVMDLKECIRIRTEETGSSAIG, encoded by the coding sequence ATGAAAATGGTAATCGCTATCATTCAGCCCTACAGGCTGGAAGAGGTTAAAGAAGAGCTGTATAAGGCAGAAGTTAACCTGATTACAGTAAGCGAAGTCCTGGGCCACGGTCGCCAGATGGGAGTTACCGAATTCTACAGAGGCACCAAAGAATCAGGTAATCTGTTGAAGAAAATCCGTCTGGAAATCGCGGTTAATGACAATTTTCTCAAGTCTACTATTGAGGCAATTATTAAAGGGGCCAAAACCGGTGAAGTCGGCGACGGCAAAATCTTTGTAATGGACCTTAAAGAATGTATTCGCATCCGTACTGAAGAAACAGGTTCCTCGGCTATAGGCTGA
- a CDS encoding ammonium transporter — protein MNRFFRLLTIVFIVLFAGFALGDDTVATDPKPYIDFGNTAWMLMSSALVLLMTAPGLALFYGGLVKRKNILSVLMQCFLTLALVTVFWVTIGYSLAFGPGKGVLGGFIGSLDWAMLRNVGMEPSPYYISQATARIPHLVFMLFQCMFAVITPALIIGAFAERMKFSTFMVFTFLWSLLIYAPIAHMVWSADGWLLKLGALDFAGGTVVHINAGMAALATALIIGKRRYLKGVPPHNLVFTMIGAALLWFGWFGFNAGSGLAADGLAASAFMVTHVATATAALMWALIDWVMHKRPTMLGAATGAVAGLVAITPASGFVDVTGALIIGAVVSIVCYFFVVVIKGFFKYDDALDAFGVHGIGGIWGAIATGLFATPLVQSAYKGFFYGNPHQLTIQLIAVGITMVYSFAGTLIIYKVLDLIMGVRVSETEEAMGLDITEHNERAYTVIE, from the coding sequence ATGAATCGTTTTTTTCGTTTATTAACAATAGTTTTCATAGTTTTATTTGCAGGCTTCGCCCTGGGAGATGATACTGTCGCCACAGATCCAAAACCCTATATAGACTTTGGCAATACCGCCTGGATGCTTATGTCTTCAGCGCTGGTCCTGCTCATGACCGCTCCGGGACTTGCCTTGTTCTACGGAGGTCTGGTTAAAAGAAAAAATATTTTAAGCGTACTTATGCAATGCTTTTTAACACTGGCCCTGGTAACCGTATTTTGGGTTACAATAGGATACAGTCTGGCTTTCGGTCCGGGCAAAGGAGTGTTGGGCGGATTTATAGGCAGCCTGGATTGGGCAATGCTTAGAAATGTAGGCATGGAACCCAGCCCCTACTATATATCACAAGCCACAGCGCGTATTCCTCATCTTGTTTTTATGCTTTTTCAATGCATGTTTGCGGTCATCACACCGGCCCTGATCATAGGCGCCTTTGCCGAACGCATGAAATTCTCAACTTTTATGGTTTTCACATTTTTGTGGTCATTATTAATTTACGCACCGATAGCACACATGGTCTGGTCCGCAGACGGCTGGCTCCTCAAGCTGGGCGCTCTGGATTTTGCCGGCGGCACAGTTGTGCATATCAATGCCGGTATGGCTGCTCTGGCCACAGCTCTGATAATCGGGAAAAGAAGATACTTGAAAGGCGTACCGCCGCATAATCTGGTATTCACAATGATCGGCGCCGCATTACTTTGGTTCGGATGGTTCGGATTTAACGCAGGAAGCGGTCTGGCCGCTGACGGATTAGCCGCCAGCGCATTTATGGTAACTCATGTAGCTACAGCCACAGCCGCGCTTATGTGGGCCCTGATAGACTGGGTCATGCATAAAAGGCCTACAATGCTGGGCGCTGCCACGGGAGCCGTTGCCGGCCTCGTAGCCATAACCCCGGCTTCAGGATTTGTCGATGTTACCGGAGCCCTGATTATAGGTGCAGTGGTAAGTATCGTCTGTTATTTCTTTGTAGTGGTTATCAAAGGCTTTTTTAAATATGATGATGCACTGGATGCTTTCGGCGTACACGGAATCGGCGGTATCTGGGGCGCTATCGCTACCGGATTATTTGCTACCCCGCTTGTACAATCTGCATACAAGGGCTTTTTTTACGGTAACCCCCACCAACTGACCATTCAGTTAATAGCAGTTGGCATTACCATGGTCTATTCTTTCGCAGGAACCCTTATCATCTACAAGGTCCTGGACCTGATAATGGGTGTTAGAGTTTCTGAAACAGAAGAAGCAATGGGCCTGGATATTACTGAACACAATGAACGAGCTTATACGGTAATAGAATAA
- a CDS encoding DNA alkylation repair protein: protein MTKTVEEIIQIFKKQKNEHNLAGMVRFGIKTDKAYGISIPELRQLAKNIGKNQQLADKLWESGIHEARLLACFIARPAEISQVQTEAWVKDFDSWDICDQCCSNVFDKTPWAYDKADEWSRREEEFVKRAGFVMMAALSVHDKKASDSKFLPFFERIKQEAEDERNFVRKAVNWALRQIGKRNVVLYDEAIRVAKEIQKINSKTAKWIAGDALREFRKKEAKFK, encoded by the coding sequence ATGACTAAAACAGTTGAAGAAATAATTCAAATATTTAAAAAACAGAAAAATGAACATAATCTTGCTGGTATGGTCAGATTTGGTATTAAAACAGATAAAGCCTACGGTATTTCTATACCTGAGTTACGACAACTTGCAAAAAACATTGGCAAGAATCAGCAACTGGCGGATAAATTGTGGGAAAGCGGTATACATGAAGCGCGGCTCCTGGCTTGTTTTATAGCCAGGCCAGCTGAAATATCTCAGGTTCAGACGGAAGCATGGGTAAAGGATTTTGACTCCTGGGATATTTGTGACCAGTGTTGCAGTAATGTTTTTGACAAAACTCCCTGGGCTTATGATAAGGCCGATGAATGGAGCCGGCGCGAGGAAGAGTTTGTGAAAAGGGCCGGTTTTGTTATGATGGCTGCTCTGTCGGTTCATGATAAAAAAGCGTCGGATAGTAAATTTTTACCTTTTTTTGAACGGATTAAACAGGAAGCGGAAGATGAAAGAAATTTTGTGCGAAAAGCCGTTAACTGGGCTTTAAGGCAAATAGGGAAAAGGAACGTCGTTCTTTATGACGAAGCAATCAGGGTTGCAAAAGAGATTCAGAAAATTAATTCAAAAACAGCAAAATGGATTGCAGGCGACGCACTAAGAGAGTTCCGGAAAAAAGAAGCAAAATTTAAATAA
- a CDS encoding CBS domain-containing protein has product MSNNIKPPLKTGQTFFLSEIIGAKVIWNGKRIGRLVDMIIIETEKIPEVTTFFIRRPFGYHSLLVPWEKVKESTKNQIIIDIENLEPYEKDPAEHQILLKDHVLDKKVLDLDDNEVEVVYDVRLFISGNKMYVSDVDFSKYGLLRRIGFKWLANFIYNLANIIKEETLSWNYIQPLPENLSSFKGNVKLKILKEKLSDIHPVDLADMLEELDHEHRLAIFNQLDTEQASDTLEEVEPRVQRDLISSIDIRRVAELINDMTPAQAADVLSILPAADADNIILHMDKDVVEKIQFLIDKHDEKIINFATPHVLKFSPQTQVKQVLDDFRHIAKDKDVVMYIYVVDDQEKLIGVVDVKELLQADMEEKLENIMITHVISLKPENTLRETASMFYRYSFRAIPLTDHEEKLIGVIPYRDIINLKHHFI; this is encoded by the coding sequence ATGTCAAACAACATCAAACCACCATTAAAGACCGGGCAAACATTTTTTCTCAGTGAAATAATCGGAGCAAAAGTAATATGGAACGGCAAGCGCATAGGTCGCCTTGTGGATATGATTATTATTGAAACGGAAAAAATCCCTGAAGTGACAACATTTTTTATTCGTCGTCCCTTCGGTTATCACTCCTTGCTCGTACCCTGGGAAAAAGTAAAAGAATCAACCAAAAACCAAATAATTATCGATATTGAAAACCTGGAGCCATACGAAAAAGACCCTGCTGAGCATCAGATTTTATTAAAGGACCATGTGCTGGATAAAAAAGTACTGGACCTTGATGATAATGAAGTTGAAGTTGTTTACGATGTAAGACTTTTTATAAGCGGTAATAAAATGTATGTCAGTGATGTGGATTTTAGTAAATACGGGTTATTACGGCGCATCGGCTTTAAGTGGCTGGCCAACTTTATTTATAACCTGGCTAACATTATCAAGGAAGAAACACTATCCTGGAATTATATTCAACCTTTACCGGAAAATTTAAGTAGTTTCAAGGGCAATGTAAAACTTAAAATACTTAAAGAAAAATTATCGGACATTCACCCGGTAGACCTGGCCGATATGCTGGAAGAACTTGATCATGAACATCGTCTGGCCATCTTCAATCAGCTGGACACCGAACAAGCTTCCGACACACTGGAAGAAGTTGAGCCGCGTGTTCAGCGAGACCTGATCTCATCTATCGACATCAGACGCGTTGCGGAACTTATTAATGATATGACACCAGCCCAGGCAGCAGATGTGTTATCAATCCTTCCGGCTGCCGACGCAGACAATATTATTCTGCATATGGATAAAGATGTGGTAGAAAAAATACAATTCCTGATTGATAAACATGATGAAAAAATTATAAACTTCGCCACCCCGCATGTGCTTAAATTTTCACCGCAGACTCAGGTTAAACAGGTTTTGGATGATTTCCGCCATATAGCAAAAGATAAAGATGTCGTCATGTATATCTATGTTGTTGATGATCAGGAAAAACTCATTGGTGTAGTGGATGTAAAAGAATTGTTGCAGGCAGATATGGAAGAAAAACTGGAAAATATCATGATCACTCACGTTATCAGTTTGAAACCGGAGAATACATTAAGAGAAACAGCAAGTATGTTTTACCGTTACAGCTTTCGGGCGATTCCACTGACTGATCATGAGGAAAAACTTATTGGTGTTATTCCCTACCGTGATATCATCAATTTAAAGCATCATTTTATTTAA
- a CDS encoding divalent metal cation transporter, with protein MKLFPKLFYEYRKIWKAVKLYLILSGPGLIVMIADNDAGGITTYSATGAKFGYHLIWFLLLLVPVAYYVQEMTVRLGAVTKRGHAEAIFDGFGAFWGWFSLLDLIIVNWLTLVTEFIGMTAALKIFGVPPYFTVIAVCLFMWFMVLNGRYWTWEKVALLFCALNLIYIPGAFIVHPSVSKILTQGLIPNFPGGFNSVLFFYLMANIGTTIAPWMLFFQQSAVVDKGMKEKDIPWGKFDTLLGSILTVVVAVFIVIVTGTLLVGFNIESAAQASHILMGFNRHLGTLLAIGLFDAGLLGAICISLASSWAFGEVFGWAHSLNNKIKEASWFYANYFITLVTAGIVVLIPKAPLVLITLFVQVVAVTLLPAALVFLLLLLNDEKTMGEYRNNLVQNIVGTSIVLLIVLLSTLYGISIIFPNMFR; from the coding sequence ATGAAACTCTTTCCAAAATTATTTTACGAATATCGAAAAATCTGGAAAGCGGTGAAGTTATATCTGATCCTTTCCGGTCCCGGTCTTATTGTCATGATCGCCGATAATGACGCAGGCGGAATAACTACGTATTCGGCCACCGGAGCCAAATTCGGCTATCATCTGATCTGGTTTTTACTTTTGCTTGTTCCGGTTGCCTATTATGTGCAGGAAATGACTGTCCGCTTGGGCGCTGTTACCAAAAGAGGTCATGCTGAAGCAATTTTTGACGGTTTCGGTGCTTTCTGGGGCTGGTTTTCCCTGTTGGACCTGATTATTGTTAACTGGCTTACACTGGTTACCGAATTTATCGGGATGACCGCAGCCTTAAAAATTTTTGGTGTTCCACCCTATTTCACTGTAATCGCTGTCTGTCTGTTTATGTGGTTCATGGTGCTAAACGGCAGATACTGGACATGGGAAAAGGTAGCCTTGCTCTTTTGTGCCCTGAACCTGATATATATACCGGGAGCGTTTATAGTCCACCCTTCCGTATCAAAAATCCTGACTCAGGGACTGATACCTAATTTCCCCGGAGGTTTTAATAGTGTTCTTTTTTTCTATCTGATGGCCAATATCGGTACGACCATTGCTCCCTGGATGCTATTCTTCCAGCAAAGCGCGGTAGTGGACAAAGGTATGAAAGAAAAAGATATTCCCTGGGGAAAATTTGATACTTTGCTTGGCTCTATATTAACTGTTGTCGTCGCTGTTTTTATAGTAATAGTTACCGGCACGTTGCTGGTCGGCTTTAATATAGAAAGCGCGGCACAGGCTTCACATATACTAATGGGCTTCAACCGTCATCTGGGCACACTGCTGGCCATCGGGTTATTTGATGCCGGTCTGCTGGGAGCAATCTGTATTTCGCTAGCCAGCTCCTGGGCTTTCGGCGAAGTTTTTGGCTGGGCACATTCATTAAATAACAAAATCAAGGAAGCTTCCTGGTTTTACGCCAATTATTTCATTACTCTGGTCACTGCCGGAATTGTAGTGCTCATCCCTAAAGCTCCGCTGGTGCTTATCACTTTATTTGTTCAGGTTGTCGCAGTTACATTGCTGCCGGCAGCACTGGTTTTTTTGCTTCTTCTCTTAAATGATGAAAAAACCATGGGTGAATACCGCAACAATCTGGTACAAAATATTGTTGGTACAAGCATTGTTTTATTAATAGTATTATTATCAACATTATATGGGATCAGTATTATATTCCCGAATATGTTCAGATGA